A section of the Tumebacillus amylolyticus genome encodes:
- a CDS encoding aspartate/glutamate racemase family protein has translation MKQKLVGVLGGMGPFASAEFVNTIYEHNLNLGMEQNKPRLVLCSDPSIPDRTTSIEAGENDAVTRKLISLWEQMQGMGIECLIIPCITSHYYVRHYPEAMQQQMVNLVTLTLGEVERGRSTYLLLATNGSYRTRLLEHERIVIPSVEDQRRIHDLAYTMKQHGSRPDLLVQTYEQVLELVRAYGTDGWISGCTEFHLLTRYVMREHAEVAERILDPLVLVAKKWPQLAAYK, from the coding sequence ATGAAACAAAAATTGGTAGGCGTGCTTGGGGGTATGGGGCCGTTTGCATCTGCAGAATTCGTCAACACGATCTATGAACACAACTTGAACTTGGGGATGGAGCAGAACAAACCACGGTTGGTGCTCTGTTCCGATCCGAGCATTCCAGACCGCACGACCTCGATTGAGGCGGGCGAGAACGATGCGGTAACCCGGAAACTGATCTCGCTTTGGGAGCAGATGCAGGGGATGGGGATTGAATGCTTGATTATTCCGTGCATCACTTCACATTATTACGTCCGGCACTATCCGGAAGCCATGCAGCAGCAGATGGTCAACCTCGTGACACTGACTTTGGGGGAAGTGGAGCGGGGCCGGAGCACGTATCTGCTGTTGGCAACGAACGGATCGTACCGTACGCGGTTGCTCGAACATGAACGCATCGTGATTCCCAGTGTGGAAGATCAACGGCGCATCCATGATCTCGCCTACACGATGAAGCAACACGGGAGTCGTCCGGATTTGTTGGTGCAAACGTATGAACAGGTGTTGGAATTGGTGAGAGCGTACGGCACAGACGGATGGATCAGCGGATGTACGGAATTTCATTTGCTGACCCGCTACGTGATGAGGGAACACGCAGAAGTGGCGGAGCGCATCCTCGACCCGTTGGTGCTCGTGGCAAAGAAATGGCCGCAACTTGCGGCGTATAAGTAA
- a CDS encoding MFS transporter, producing the protein MEKTAAQQSLWKNRIFTKMFVSYSISSFGDWFDMTALMILFSYTWQANSFLVALVPISYALPSIFLGQLAGVYADRWRKLPVMIGTDLIRAVLTIALIWAGTPYLALPIMLLRATASIFNTPAQQALLRKTVAEEHLLKASTMIGMVMQISKVAGPLLGATLIALFSVKVCLVINVVSFFVSALILVSAGKVAEPGMESAQQMAAAKSSVLSSWKEGWSTLFSIRVLYMSFIFYLIGFFTLQMVDSQFGILLRTLAPDSASLLGYVIAMVGFGMFCVGGILSGMKNMKSFGWTLSVGCLLTGVAFGGFGLLEVGASAGLILGCSFLGGVGVGFNIIGFSFLRQRETPPETMGRITGITNSLTSAVVILGPMLGGVLIGALGVSAAFSITGYVMLGVGLIGVLCKRLIWNGGEQA; encoded by the coding sequence ATGGAGAAAACAGCAGCACAGCAGTCACTTTGGAAGAATCGGATTTTTACCAAGATGTTCGTTTCGTACTCCATCTCGAGTTTCGGCGATTGGTTCGACATGACCGCCCTGATGATTTTGTTCAGCTACACGTGGCAAGCCAACTCGTTTCTGGTGGCGTTGGTGCCGATTTCCTACGCGTTGCCCAGCATCTTCCTCGGGCAGTTGGCGGGCGTGTATGCCGACCGTTGGAGAAAGCTGCCGGTGATGATCGGCACGGACTTGATACGCGCCGTGCTGACGATCGCTCTGATCTGGGCGGGTACTCCGTATTTGGCGCTTCCGATCATGTTGCTGAGGGCCACCGCTTCGATTTTTAACACGCCGGCACAGCAAGCGCTGTTGCGCAAAACGGTAGCAGAGGAGCACTTATTAAAGGCCAGCACGATGATCGGGATGGTGATGCAGATTTCCAAAGTGGCAGGTCCGTTGCTTGGCGCAACGCTGATCGCTTTGTTCTCTGTCAAAGTCTGCCTGGTTATAAACGTGGTGAGCTTTTTCGTATCTGCGTTGATTCTGGTCTCGGCAGGCAAAGTCGCAGAGCCGGGCATGGAATCTGCTCAACAGATGGCGGCCGCGAAGAGTTCGGTGCTTTCCTCTTGGAAGGAAGGTTGGAGCACGCTGTTCTCGATTCGCGTGTTGTATATGAGTTTTATTTTTTATCTGATTGGCTTTTTCACGTTGCAGATGGTCGACTCGCAGTTTGGGATCTTGCTGCGAACGTTGGCTCCGGACTCCGCTTCGCTTCTCGGGTATGTGATCGCGATGGTCGGATTCGGAATGTTCTGTGTCGGAGGTATTCTGTCGGGCATGAAGAACATGAAGTCGTTTGGCTGGACCCTCAGTGTGGGGTGTTTGTTGACCGGCGTGGCGTTTGGCGGCTTCGGGCTGCTTGAAGTCGGCGCTTCTGCCGGGTTGATTCTGGGATGTTCCTTCCTTGGGGGAGTGGGCGTCGGGTTTAACATCATCGGATTTAGTTTTCTGCGGCAACGCGAGACTCCGCCGGAGACGATGGGACGCATCACCGGCATCACCAACTCGCTGACATCGGCGGTCGTCATCCTCGGCCCGATGCTTGGCGGTGTGTTGATCGGGGCGCTGGGTGTCAGCGCCGCTTTTTCCATCACGGGATACGTCATGCTTGGAGTGGGTCTGATTGGAGTTCTGTGTAAAAGATTGATTTGGAACGGGGGAGAGCAAGCATGA
- a CDS encoding TauD/TfdA family dioxygenase — protein MEVRSDMIALSELQPGQTLPLVIQPAAEGVDLLEWAQQNREWLEQKVREHGGLLFRNWNVTDIGKFESFTATICPNLEGYTERSTPRSEVQGKVYTSTSYPAEQSIPMHNEMSYAAAWPKKIFFYSVVMAETGGETPIADSREVLKRLEPALVERLAERKIRYVRNHMAGLDLPWQEVFQTNDKSEVEAYCRQNGMTWEWKADGSLRTTAIRDALAKHPVTGEAVWFNQAHLFHVSNLPEEVQEALVFALGEENLPRNTYYGDGAPFEPETLAAIRNAYDEVTVSFPWETGDILMLDNYLVAHGRAPYTGARKVVVTMGDVTNDRHLDK, from the coding sequence ATGGAGGTTCGAAGCGACATGATTGCCCTGTCGGAACTGCAACCGGGTCAGACGTTGCCCTTGGTGATTCAACCGGCGGCTGAGGGCGTCGATCTGTTGGAATGGGCGCAGCAGAATCGGGAGTGGTTGGAGCAAAAAGTACGGGAGCACGGCGGGCTGTTGTTCCGCAACTGGAACGTGACGGACATTGGCAAGTTTGAATCGTTTACTGCAACGATCTGTCCGAATCTGGAGGGCTATACAGAGCGCTCCACGCCGCGTTCGGAAGTACAAGGCAAAGTTTACACCTCGACCTCGTATCCCGCAGAGCAATCCATTCCGATGCACAACGAAATGTCGTATGCGGCTGCGTGGCCCAAGAAGATCTTCTTTTACTCGGTGGTCATGGCGGAAACGGGCGGTGAGACGCCGATTGCCGATTCGCGGGAAGTGTTGAAGCGACTGGAGCCGGCTCTGGTGGAGCGCCTTGCAGAACGCAAGATTCGGTATGTCCGAAACCACATGGCGGGGTTGGACTTGCCGTGGCAGGAAGTGTTCCAGACGAATGACAAGTCGGAAGTTGAAGCGTATTGTCGCCAAAACGGCATGACGTGGGAATGGAAAGCAGACGGAAGCCTGCGGACGACGGCGATTCGAGACGCTCTGGCGAAGCATCCGGTAACCGGGGAAGCGGTGTGGTTCAATCAGGCGCATCTGTTCCATGTCTCGAACTTGCCCGAGGAAGTGCAAGAGGCGTTGGTGTTTGCGCTGGGCGAAGAGAACTTGCCCCGCAACACGTACTACGGCGACGGTGCTCCGTTTGAGCCTGAAACGTTGGCGGCGATTCGCAACGCGTATGACGAAGTGACAGTCTCCTTCCCGTGGGAAACGGGCGACATCCTCATGCTCGACAACTACCTCGTCGCGCATGGACGAGCTCCCTACACCGGAGCCCGCAAAGTCGTTGTCACCATGGGTGACGTAACCAACGACCGCCATCTGGACAAATAG